A single window of Flavobacterium aestivum DNA harbors:
- a CDS encoding ATP-grasp domain-containing protein: MYYIIQENVFREPNYDNIFIVLEKLNLPFEIVKIEPFAENFEVKTELENVFVYGSVKLAKIAQQYNFKPGSYYGGNHSFEVYSKYYGNNLLNYDSEIAEFGHNLKWEVGEEKFIRPSRDAKVFTGKKFTEIKWNDFVEQALNSKENTLLNRDTKIQITKPKKIYKEARVWIVGGKVATSSYYLFHGNIEFEENVDIEGINFAEKMTKIYEVADAFVMDICLTSEGWKIVEINCVNSAGFYKADIEKLIIALEEKLNVKKITTNA, from the coding sequence ATGTATTATATAATCCAGGAAAATGTATTTAGAGAACCAAATTACGATAACATTTTTATTGTATTAGAAAAACTAAATCTACCTTTTGAAATTGTCAAAATTGAACCTTTCGCAGAAAATTTTGAAGTCAAGACAGAATTAGAAAATGTTTTTGTTTATGGTTCAGTTAAATTAGCAAAAATTGCTCAACAATATAATTTCAAACCAGGCTCTTATTATGGTGGAAACCATTCGTTTGAAGTATATTCAAAATATTATGGTAATAATTTACTAAACTATGATAGTGAAATTGCTGAATTTGGACATAACTTGAAATGGGAAGTTGGTGAAGAAAAATTTATAAGACCAAGCAGAGATGCAAAAGTTTTTACGGGTAAAAAATTCACTGAAATAAAATGGAATGATTTTGTTGAACAAGCCCTAAATAGTAAAGAAAATACCCTTTTAAATAGAGACACTAAAATTCAAATTACTAAACCGAAAAAGATTTATAAAGAGGCTCGTGTTTGGATTGTGGGAGGAAAGGTTGCAACAAGTTCATATTATCTTTTTCACGGAAATATAGAATTTGAAGAAAATGTTGATATTGAAGGCATAAACTTTGCCGAAAAAATGACAAAAATATATGAAGTTGCAGATGCATTTGTTATGGATATTTGCTTAACTAGCGAAGGATGGAAAATTGTAGAAATCAATTGCGTTAATAGTGCTGGATTTTATAAAGCAGATATTGAAAAATTGATAATAGCATTAGAAGAAAAATTAAACGTTAAAAAAATAACAACGAACGCATAA
- a CDS encoding GNAT family N-acetyltransferase produces the protein MKNEFPIIKTDRILLREITGLDLENIFKGLSNPDVIRYYGINFDSLEKTKEQMIWFSDKKQMWWAICSLDNKTFYGAGGLNDINIKENKAEIGLWLLPDFWGKGIMKEVLPLIYNYGFKNLKLHRIEGFVETENLNCKKAMAKLDFINEGTIKDFEVKNEKSISVDIYVKTN, from the coding sequence ATGAAAAACGAATTTCCAATTATAAAGACTGACCGAATCTTATTGCGAGAAATTACGGGTTTAGACCTCGAAAATATCTTCAAAGGACTTTCAAATCCTGATGTTATTCGGTATTATGGAATTAATTTCGATAGTTTGGAGAAAACAAAAGAACAAATGATTTGGTTTTCGGACAAGAAACAAATGTGGTGGGCAATCTGCTCTCTTGATAATAAAACTTTTTACGGAGCAGGTGGGCTAAATGATATTAATATTAAAGAGAACAAAGCAGAAATCGGACTTTGGCTTCTTCCGGATTTTTGGGGTAAGGGAATTATGAAAGAAGTTTTACCTTTAATCTATAATTACGGATTTAAAAACCTTAAACTACATCGAATTGAAGGATTTGTTGAAACCGAAAATTTGAATTGTAAAAAAGCAATGGCTAAACTTGATTTCATAAACGAAGGAACAATAAAAGATTTTGAAGTAAAAAATGAAAAATCAATAAGTGTTGATATTTATGTGAAAACAAATTGA